A genomic window from Salvia hispanica cultivar TCC Black 2014 chromosome 5, UniMelb_Shisp_WGS_1.0, whole genome shotgun sequence includes:
- the LOC125187969 gene encoding protein ALTERED PHOSPHATE STARVATION RESPONSE 1 — MGCATSKPDDSPAVLLCRERCTFLDEAVRQRFAFAEAHMAYLHSLKEVGGSLDRFFSQDPDASFHSPPSPVLNLPAHRKGDSPSASPPDKIHHHLPSRSDSGSHLHFHSDDSEDEDDDGGGGSDLDSLHHHHDVISPPHQQLPYGSRGYFPGYENLNLNIPNGGGGFMNVNYMKKHTAPSVVYTQRPMNPETMYMGESSSSYYPNPSYSINQNANTAYPMYNYNNGYSNYGGGGGYFDGSSPPAPYGGGGYSSQQSVASTSKAPPAPPSPPSSSAWDFLNPFESYDKFYPPYTPSRDSREVREEEGIPDLEDEEDEVVKEVHGDQKYADSGRSSYSKPGASEEEGRGVNEAELHYRARPSVGMESDAVEYEVHMVDKKVVDAEERAKDRGNAAGFKPRGFKGDSEVLKEIQAQFERASESGNELAKFLEVGKLPYKRKHGGNHVSSKILHLPMVSSQPSTSQSSDSADPALLEINQELELRSKNLSSTLHKLYLWEKKLYEEVKVEERMRLLHEQKSKKLKRLDEKGAETHKIDVTRKLVRDLSTKIRIAIQVVDKISVKINTVRDEELWPQLNEFIQGLTRMWKSMLECHHSQCQAIGEAKRLDAIAFRKHFSDTHFEATKQLQHDVINWTLRFSYWVTAQKGFVRALNNWLMKCLLYVPEETADGVVPFSPGRIGAPPVFVVCNQWWQSLERISETEVIGSMRDFASTVLHLWDQDKAEMRQRMLANKDDRKVKSLDKEDQKIQKEIQALEKRMVVMSADDNGMPLAGHAVYQSETTKGGSLQASLQHVLEAMERFTGNSLKVYEEILQRIEEDHLAREQEKVS; from the exons ATGGGCTGCGCCACCTCCAAGCCCGACGATTCTCCCGCGGTGCTTCTATGCCGGGAGCGCTGCACCTTCCTCGACGAAGCCGTACGGCAGCGTTTCGCCTTCGCCGAGGCTCACATGGCCTATCTCCACTCCCTCAAGGAGGTCGGCGGCTCTCTCGACCGCTTCTTCAGCCAGGATCCCGACGCCTCCTTCCACTCCCCGCCCTCGCCCGTTCTCAACCTCCCGGCGCACAGAAAGGGGGATTCTCCCTCCGCCTCGCCGCCGGATAAAATTCACCACCACCTCCCTTCCCGCTCCGACTCCGGCTCCCATCTCCACTTCCATTCCGACGATTCGGAGGACGAAGACGACGACGGCGGCGGAGGCTCCGACCTGGACTCGCTGCATCATCACCATGACGTCATCTCGCCGCCGCACCAGCAGCTCCCCTACGGCAGCAGAGGCTATTTCCCGGGCTATGAGAATCTCAATCTGAATATCCCcaacggcggcggcggctttATGAATGTGAATTACATGAAGAAGCATACGGCGCCGTCTGTGGTGTACACGCAGCGGCCGATGAATCCGGAAACTATGTATATGGGTGAATCTTCTTCCTCATACTATCCCAATCCTAGTTATTCCATCAATCAGAACGCAAACACTGCTTATCCTATGTATAATTACAATAATGGCTATTCCAATTACGGCGGCGGAGGTGGTTATTTTGACGGTTCTTCGCCGCCGGCGCCCTACGGAGGCGGCGGATATTCGTCGCAGCAGTCGGTGGCTTCGACTTCTAAAGCGCCCCCGGCGCCCCCTTCACCGCCGAGCTCATCTGCTTGGGATTTCTTGAACCCTTTTGAGAGCTATGACAAGTTTTATCCGCCTTACACTCCCAGCCGCGACTCGAGGGAGGTGAGGGAAGAGGAGGGGATTCCGGATTTGGAAGATGAGGAAGATGAGGTTGTGAAAGAAGTTCACGGCGATCAGAAATATGCGGATAGCGGGAGGAGCAGTTACTCCAAGCCAGGGGCATCGGAGGAAGAAGGAAGAGGTGTGAATGAAGCGGAATTGCATTACAGAGCGAGGCCTAGTGTTGGTATGGAGAGTGATGCGGTCGAGTATGAGGTGCATATGGTGGATAAGAAGGTTGTTGATGCCGAAGAGAGGGCGAAAGATCGGGGCAATGCTGCTGGGTTTAAGCCGCGTGGATTCAAAGGGGATTCGGAAGTTTTGAAGGAGATCCAAGCCCAGTTTGAGCGGGCTTCGGAATCTGGGAATGAGCTAGCAAAATTTCTTGAAGTTGGGAAGCTTCCGTATAAGCGGAAACATGGTGGCAATCATG TCTCTTCCAAGATACTGCATCTGCCAATGGTTTCTTCGCAACCTTCGACGTCGCAAAGCTCTGATAGTGCCGATCCTGCTCTTTTGGAGATCAATCAAGAACTGGAGCTTCGGTCCAAAAAcctttcttctactttacaTAAGCTCTATCTTTGGGAGAAAAAACTGTATGAAGAAGTTAAG GTTGAGGAAAGAATGAGGCTTCTTCATGAGCAGAAATCTAAAAAACTGAAGCGTTTGGATGAAAAAGGTGCCGAGACTCACAAAATTGATGTGACGAGGAAGTTGGTTAGAGATCTATCCACAAAAATCAGGATTGCAATTCAGGTCGTTGATAAGATCTCAGTGAAGATAAATACCGTGAGGGATGAGGAATTGTGGCCACAGCTAAATGAATTCATTCAAGG GTTGACTAGAATGTGGAAGTCGATGCTCGAGTGTCATCATAGTCAATGTCAAGCAATTGGAGAAGCCAAGCGATTAGATGCCATTGCATTTCGAAAGCACTTTAGTGATACTCATTTTGAAGCCACTAAACAGCTTCAACATGACGTAATTAATTGGACTCTAAGGTTCTCTTATTGGGTAACTGCACAAAAGGGTTTTGTCCGAGCATTGAATAACTGGCTTATGAAGTGTCTCCTCTATGTTCCTGAAGAAACGGCTGATGGGGTAGTCCCATTCTCTCCCGGTAGGATTGGCGCCCCTCCAGTGTTCGTGGTCTGCAATCAATGGTGGCAGTCTTTGGAAAGAATTTCTGAAACAGAAGTGATTGGTTCCATGCGAGACTTTGCCTCGACAGTCCTTCACCTATGGGACCAGGATAAGGCAGAAATGCGTCAGAGGATGTTGGCGAACAAGGACGATAGGAAGGTTAAGAGCCTCGATAAAGAGGATCAGAAGATACAAAAGGAGATTCAGGCTTTAGAAAAAAGGATGGTGGTAATGTCCGCAGATGACAACGGTATGCCACTAGCTGGACATGCCGTATATCAAAGCGAGACTACTAAAGGAGGGAGTCTGCAGGCAAGTCTGCAGCATGTACTTGAGGCAATGGAGAGGTTCACTGGCAACTCTCTTAAGGTCTATGAAGAGATACTGCAAAGAATCGAGGAGGACCATCTGGCCCGGGAGCAGGAAAAGGTTTCTTAA
- the LOC125189011 gene encoding serine/threonine-protein kinase BSK1, translating into MGCCVSKFPPTETHPEKEKLQNQGAVQLVGGGRPPPPSASAAAAGGGVEPGVTSSGVPSFCEFSFADLKAATNNFSPDFIVSESGEKAPNVVYKGRLQNRRWIAVKRFPKLSWPDPKQFAEEAWGVGKLRHRRLANLIGYCCDGDERLLIAEFMPNDTLAKHLFHWERQTIEWAMRLRVALYIAEALEYCCTEGRPLYHDLNAYRVLFDEDGDPRISCFGLMKNSRDGKSYSTNLAYTPPEYLKNGRVTPESVIFSFGTVLLDLLSGKHIPPSHALDMIRGKNIILLMDSHLEGKFSTEEATIVVGLASQCLQYEPRERPNIKDLVATLSPLQPKSDVPSYVMLGISKHEESPPTPQRPLSPMGEACSRLDLTAIHQILVTTHYRDDEGTNELSFQEWTQQMRDMLDARKRGDFAFRDKDFKTAVDCYSQFIEVGTMVSPTVYARRSLCYLMNDQPDVALRDAMQAQIVYPDWPTAFYMQSVALAKLDMHQDAADMLKDATGLEEKRQKGGRPS; encoded by the exons ATGGGCTGCTGTGTTTCAAAATTCCCACCAACGGAGACGCACCCGGAAAAGGAGAAGCTCCAAAATCAGGGGGCGGTGCAGCTTGTAGGTGGTGGTagaccgccgccgccgtctgcctccgccgccgcagcTGGCGGCGGGGTGGAGCCCGGAGTGACCTCCTCTGGGGTTCCTTCTTTTTGCGAGTTTTCATTTGCAGACCTCAAAGCTGCCACGAATAACTTCAGCCCAGATTTTATTGTCTCAGAGAGCGGTGAAAAAGCCCCTAATGTTGTCTACAAAGGCCGCCTGCAAAACCGCCGGTGGATCGCCGTGAAGAGGTTTCCGAAGCTGTCTTGGCCTGACCCCAAACAGTTTGcg GAGGAGGCATGGGGGGTTGGGAAGTTGAGGCACCGGAGGCTGGCAAATTTGATTGGGTATTGCTGTGATGGTGATGAGAGGTTGTTGATTGCTGAGTTCATGCCCAACGACACTCTTGCCAAGCATTTATTCCACT GGGAAAGGCAGACCATTGAATGGGCAATGCGCTTGAGAGTTGCACTTTATATAGCTGAAGCCTTGGAATACTGCTGCACTGAAGGCCGTCCGTTGTATCATGATCTCAATGCTTACAGGGTTCTCTTTGATGAG GATGGTGATCCTCGGATTTCATGTTTCGGGCTGATGAAAAACAGTCGAGATGGGAAGAGTTATAGCACAAACCTTGCCTACACTCCCCCTGAATATTTGAAAAACG GAAGGGTTACCCCTGAAAGCGTCATCTTCAGCTTCGGTACTGTCCTCTTGGATCTACTGAGTGGAAAACACATACCTCCAAGTCAT GCTCTTGATATGATACGAGGTAAAAACATCATACTGTTGATGGATTCTCATCTGGAGGGGAAGTTCTCGACTGAGGAAGCAACAATCGTTGTTGGCCTCGCCTCTCAGTGTTTACAATACGAACCTAGGGAGAGACCTAATATAAAGGATCTCGTTGCTACTCTTTCTCCGCTCCAGCCTAAATCCGAC GTGCCATCTTATGTCATGCTTGGGATTTCTAAACACGAAGAGAGCCCCCCAACACCGCAGCGCCCACTTTCGCCTATGGGCGAGGCATGTTCTCGACTGGACCTGACGGCTATACACCAAATCTTGGTGACCACACACTACCGGGATGATGAGGGAACGAATGAG TTGTCGTTCCAAGAATGGACACAGCAGATGAGAGACATGCTCGATGCCAGAAAGCGTGGGGATTTCGCATTCCGTGACAAGGACTTCAAGACCGCTGTCGACTGCTACTCTCAG TTCATAGAAGTGGGCACGATGGTTTCTCCAACTGTATACGCTCGTCGTAGTCTGTGTTATCTGATGAACGACCAGCCTGATGTGGCCCTCCGAGACGCGATGCAAGCGCAGATCGTGTATCCGGACTGGCCGACTGCCTTCTACATGCAGTCGGTTGCCCTCGCGAAACTCGACATGCATCAGGATGCTGCAGACATGCTAAAGGATGCAACTGGATTGGAAGAGAAGAGGCAGAAAGGAGGAAGGCCCTCCTAA
- the LOC125187597 gene encoding NAC domain-containing protein 6-like, whose product MEEECKCLPGFRFHPTEEELLSFYLKSMVLGKNMRGDVIGFLNIYNYHPNELPRLAKTGEREWYFMVPRDRKHGGGGRPNRTTAHGFWKATGSDRQIVSSSGAKRVIGLKKTLVFYEGRAPRGTKTNWIMNEYRLPDKPNKEDTDIVVCKIYMKATSLKVLEQRAAMDHSSFPLSPPPTLHFDLQQFPNTDRPSSSSSSSSSLVLPNSLPDLQLPKMNTTDWMQDSFWLNLSPWLDNFTPFIPMC is encoded by the exons ATGGAGGAGGAATGTAAATGTCTGCCGGGATTCAGATTCCATCCGACTGAGGAAGAGCTGCTGAGCTTCTACCTGAAAAGCATGGTTTTGGGGAAGAATATGCGCGGCGATGTGATCGGTTTCTTGAATATTTACAACTACCATCCCAATGAACTGCCAC GATTGGCGAAAACAGGGGAGAGAGAATGGTACTTCATGGTGCCCAGAGACAGGAAGCACGGCGGGGGAGGGCGCCCCAACCGCACCACGGCTCACGGCTTCTGGAAGGCCACCGGTTCCGACCGCCAGATAGTGAGCAGTTCGGGTGCCAAGAGAGTGATCGGGCTGAAGAAGACGCTGGTGTTCTACGAGGGGAGAGCGCCACGCGGCACCAAGACCAACTGGATCATGAACGAGTATCGCCTTCCCGACAAGCCCAACAAGGAGGACACAGATATTGTAGTGTGCAAGATATACATGAAGGCCACTTCTCTCAAGGTGTTGGAGCAGAGGGCTGCAATGGATCATTCctctttccctctctctcctcctccCACCCTTCATTTCGACTTGCAACAATTTCCCAACACAGACaggccttcttcttcttcttcttcctcctccagCTTGGTGTTGCCCAACAGTCTACCAGACTTGCAGCTGCCTAAGATGAACACCACTGATTGGATGCAGGATTCCTTTTGGCTTAATTTAAGCCCATGGCTTGATAACTTCACACCATTCATCCCAATGTGCTAA
- the LOC125189403 gene encoding zinc finger MYM-type protein 1-like — translation MENQPQREVELNLNDIVSDPGKRKPIEEFDVSIRDRVRREYLNKGPCQPIGHKYEKKKYGIQERSFQDIWFKKYTWLEYSVSKDATFCFWCYLFKKSDKGGRQSDDAFTKTGCSNWKNALERFNYHVGGVNSCHNHARIQFEAFQDQRNSVASILRSNTREMEVAYRIRLTLSLNVTRFLLKQGLSFRGHDESSSSLNRGNFIELLLWFSELNDVVSKTLFANAPANNQMNSPRIQKELANACASEVTLAIVNDIGDKVFTLLVDEARDVSMKEQMGVVLRYVNNEGYVIERFIGIVHVTPICSFIETSRASSTKRVKTLSPISLTMASVTSEAQAFANSF, via the coding sequence ATGGAAAATCAGCCCCAAAGGGAAGTCGAGTTGAACTTGAATGATATTGTTAGTGATCCGGGAAAACGCAAGCCAATTGAAGAGTTCGATGTTTCAATTCGTGATAGAGTACGAAGAGAGTACTTGAATAAGGGCCCTTGTCAACCAATTGGACATAagtatgaaaaaaagaaatatggtaTTCAAGAAAGAAGTTTTCAAGatatttggtttaaaaagTATACATGGCTAGAGTATAGTGTATCAAAGGATGCAACTTTTTGCTTTTGGTGCTACCTTTTCAAGAAATCAGATAAAGGAGGTCGACAATCAGACGATGCTTTTACAAAGACAGGTTGTAGCAACTGGAAAAATGCACTAGAAAGATTCAATTATCATGTTGGAGGCGTGAATAGTTGTCATAATCATGCTAGAATTCAGTTCGAAGCTTTTCAAGATCAAAGGAACAGTGTGGCAAGTATATTACGGTCAAATACTCGTGAGATGGAAGTTGCATATCGCATTCGGTTGACACTCTCATTGAATGTGACTCGGTTTCTCTTAAAGCAAGGATTATCGTTTCGTGGACATGATGAGTCAAGTAGTTCTTTAAATCGAGGTAATTTTATTGAGTTGCTTCTATGGTTTAGTGAACTTAACGATGTTGTATCCAAAACTTTGTTTGCAAATGCTCCTGCTAACAATCAAATGAATTCACCACGAATTCAAAAGGAATTAGCAAATGCTTGTGCTTCTGAGGTCACACTTGCCATAGTTAATGATATTGGAGATAAAGTTTTTACTCTTTTGGTTGATGAGGCTCGAGACGTTTCAATGAAGGAGCAGATGGGAGTTGTTTTAAGATATGTGAATAACGAAGGATATGTGATTGAGCGATTTATTGGGATCGTGCATGTAACTCCCATCTGCTCCTTCATTGAAACGTCTCGAGCCTCATCAACCAAAAGAGTAAAAACTTTATCTCCAATATCATTAACTATGGCAAGTGTGACCTCAGAAGCACAAGCATTTGCTAATTCCTTTTGA